TAATGAGTACATTGATAAATGTATTAAACAAATAGAAAAGAATCCAGTAAGTGTATGCCCTACGAATTCAAAGTTAAACACAATCACAAATGAATGCTTTATTCCTAAAAAACCATTGAAGGAGTGCCCTACAGGGTTTAAACCAACTAATGATTCTGCCACTCAATgcattcaaatattaaatcaaaatagaCCTCAAGCTATCCAAACTACCCACAGCAATAATAACAGACATCACAACGGTCATCATCAAGCTTTCATTGGAGATTACTACAATAATCATCCCAATATAAGAAATTTCGGAGATGTAAGTAATACCCAGGTGCAAACAGTTCAACTATCAAATCCTAATAGAAGAATAGGAGATCCCAGCTTAAATGTATATCCTCAAAACATTAAAACCGCACCTAGACCAAGAAGGtgataattaatatataaaagtTAAATTGGCGCCAACAATTCATACACgttaatttcaataattataatatttaagtCGAATTAACAATAAGGCCCATTAGTTTTGCTCAGAGATTAAAGAATATACCAGGATCtaaagattttattaatataattctaTGAGAGGTGAATAATGCTTAAAAAGTTAGTATCTGGAAGTGAAGAACAGCCTGCAAATAAGACTCTATATTGCAAGAACTTGAACGATaaaatcaacaaaaaagatttaaagattctattatttgaaCTCTTTATTCAATTTGGTTTGATTGATAAGATTACAATAAGGGGAGGAAGCCCATATAGAGGCCAAGCATTCATTTTGTTTCAAGATTTAAATTGTGCAATCAATGCAAAAAATAGCATTAATGGCATGAATGTATTAGGTAAACCTATACATATAGAATATGCAAAAGAAAACTCAATTTTGAATCCTGGACTAGCGGAGAAAAAGAGCTCGGGATACATATTGGGACCAAAAATGCCGGacaataaataaaacagaattaagaattagaaatattacGATAGAAGTAcataaaaacaaataattctattaaaacGTAACTCTTCTCACACAGAATATTTTGGTACTTATTGAACATTCTCTATCAAGTTCTCAGCGTTTTCTGTATCAATCTTTGCAATCTTTTGAGGTAATCCTTTTACTGAATCCAATTTGTCAGTAGAGCCAAAACCTCCCTCACCTCTAGTAGTTTTGTCCAATTCATCGACAATACTGAAGGTAATTTTTTCTCCATTAAAAGAAACGAGTTGGAAATATCTCTCGCCCTTTTTGACTTGGAAGtcaaaatctttaatattatcaactGGTGCCAAAAGTTCGCCTCTATACCCAGCATCAATCAATCCAACAGAGTTGCATAGTCTAATTGGCGActttgaaattgatgaCCTTGCAAATAAAAGGTAACTAACTGGCTTGCCATCATCACTGTGAGCTGCAGCTTTAAATCCAAGCTTGATGTATGCAGTTTCTCCTGCTTTAATCACTTGGTCTTCAATTATGAAAAGGTCAAGTCCTGAATCACCATCGTGAAAAGTTTTATGGTTTTTGTAGAGCTCTTCAGCTATGGGGCATAAAGGTAACAAAGATAGATGCATagttaaataaaatacaaaataatGTTCTCTCCTTTAACCAGTAATTACTTAAAATAgtaaatctttaaatttaattagtattctataatttttttttcctaaCGGAAGATACCTAccttatttatttgtattattgtACTTTACCACTATTTAATCAGTTAGAAAAAATGACGTTTAGGCGGGAAATATGTGGGATGTATACCGGCatagaaaaaatatgaagGTGAGGAGAAAAGTAGAAATATAAATCGTTAAGATTCAAAACAAGATCCTATAGTATGAAAACAAAAGCATAGCTCCTGTATTTGTGAGTATTGGTCAAGTTAGATTTTAAGACCAATGATAATAGTGTTATTAGCTAAATCATCCCAACGGTTATAAGCGGAGCATTACATGTCGTTCTTGATGTTTCGAATGAGAACCTTGGTAAGGCTTTCCTTTGAGTTGAAGTTTATTTCATTGCATTGAGATTCAACATATTTGGAAACAAGAATAACTGGGAGAGGATTTGGTGGGTCAACCTTCTTAATTGATTCCGTATCAATAGGTAATGGAGTCTCACCCTTGAGTTTTCTttgttcattttcaattcttcTCCTTTCTGCCATCTGTTTGATAAGGTATTGCTGTTTGTTATAGTCCCTATATCCTTTGTAAAGTTTCTCTTGTTCTAATGACAAAACATCGATAGATTCTGCGAGATTTAATAGCGCCTTGTCATTGATATCAAGGGGTGTTTTTGTGTTGATAGATAATTCAGAATAGTCAATAGTGGATTGGAGTACATCTGAAGTTATCCAATCAAGTAGGAAAGCTTCAGAAAGAACTGggtatttaatataaattggGACTTCAACAAGAATATCCTCAAAGCTGGCATTCTTAAAAATGTGAAAGTTATCTTCGTCATCTTTGAGTTTGCTTGCATATTCAGAGTTCAAGGTAAAAGCTTTAAAAGCATTTTTCTTACCCTGAATAAGTAAGTCAGGATCAATGCTTAAAAGGATAGCATTTTTACTCTCAATGTTATTATAGTAAGATAATAATGTAGAAACAACTCCATAATCTTGGAAATCATCAAGACGTATAAGCTGGTACCATCCAAGCACAAAACAATCGGAACGTATTTCATGCATAAGCTCAACCATTGCAGCCTGATATTTGTCAACTTCTTCAACAAGACGCTCCTCTAAATCCAGTTTTTCTGATTTATCCAACTTTCCTCCACTATAGTTAGACATGAGAGACGGAAGCAAATCTTCTCTTGTTGGAAGCTGGAAGGATGTTGTAATTTCTAGCTTATTGCCGTATTCCATACCTAGCAATTGACCTGTAGCATTCATTTGTGAGTAGTTCTCTGTACAATGcttaataattcttaaaATGGCAGAAATATCAGCCTCTACTGAAGAAACTGTAGTTTTTGTTGATAAATGTTTATAGTGAGATGATCCTCCTGAATTTCCTATTGTATTTCCACTTGAAAAACTATAGTGCTGATGATGTCCAGTACCTGATGACAAAGAACCCTGTGAAATCTGCTGTCCTCCTGACTGAGATTGAAAGTATCCAGATCCTTTTCCTCCTGAAATACCTGAAGAACCAGAAAGTTGCTGGACCTCCtcttttgaatctttatCTTCAGTCTGTCTGCTAATTCCCCAACCTACATGTTTCGTTGTTTGAGTGGCTCCTTCCATTGGATTAGAACTCAACCCTATTAGGCCGTCTTTCCCGATCATCTTGGCAAATTCTTGCTTCTGGAGCCGTAGttctaattatttatatccTTTATTTTATACAAATATCAAGGTTTTAAAAGTTAAAACCTTTTTgtcaatttaatatttctttccACTTTTTTCAGTCATATAGTCAATTAAAGCAATATTAGCCTTTTGGCGCCATGGCGCCACATTTCGAGACGAGTATTTTTATATACCGGCTAATTTACATGATCATTTGGAATTAGGGGGAAATGGCGAGTAAAGAAAATTGTAAAAAAAGCTATAATTAAGTAAAACTAAATAGAAAGCTTGAAACTGTCATATTAATGACTTAAAGGTATATAAGACTAGGTATTAAATAGAATTGACTGTAGGCATGCGGGAAGATCAACTTCAATATTGCCGTACAAATATTCGTTAAAAAAGCATCCGTTGGAGATCTGTTTATTTAGACTTAGGTTTTTATAAAGCTGATTTTTTGTAGAGATCCTCTTCAGTGTGAGATGAGATGAATCTATCTGATTGAGAAAGTAGAGTGAAATTTGATTTAGCGTGACAAAGTCTTTATTGCATGATTGTTTTGTCATTTGAATTAGGTTAAAAATTTCGGACTTAAGAGCCCACCAACTTTTATATCCTTTTTCTGAATTTGAGTTTACTTGTTCTAAGTAACAATTTGGGTGATATTGTTGGATAATATGGTTTGAAATCGAGAAACATAGAGAAAAGTTGTCGATTATGTTAATTTCAATGACCccatttaataatttgtttttgcTTATAATGTTAAAAGTTTCGAGAACTTTACTAAAAATTGAGCTCAGGATTGCTTCCCTAATATAACAAGAAGAACAAGattgttttcttttttgaacGTTTTCATTTGGCTCTGAAACATCGCCTTCCTGAGTACAATTTGCAAGGGATATAATAAGATCTGACAGTACGGGACGTGATAGCCAAGTCAGAACATTATCATCCTTCCAATTACAGTTTATTAAAGTATTTACAATTTCTCTGCAAATTTGGAACATTACTATACGAATATTGGAGAAATGTGAGTACTTTGTGATCATATCAAACATTGATAATATAAAGGACGGGAATAGACTTTTCTTCTCATGCCATGATGCTTCATTGATGCTATTTTCGTAGATAAACTCTTTTGTtgcaaaataattttgagaTTTTTGAGTACtctcaatatttttattgataaatattgaaatattttctggtCTACACATTTCAGTTATAGACTTAAATGTTCTTGTTAAAACCTCAAAATCATCCAAATCAATACAACCTGTTGAAATAGCCTCCCTTATCTCAAGTATATCTGGAATCTGATTAATTAGAgaattaaagttattttctttattataatcaaaatctattaaagaaagtGAACTCCTGGAATTAATGGCCCCTAGAATTCCAGActttattttctctttGGTAACTTTCTTTTGGTCttcattcaaaaattcatttgaatCTTGTACTACTGAAGTCAGTATTGTAATAAAGTCCACTATAGAATCCTCATTTTCCTCAAATAAACTCAAATTATGACCAGTTACATCCATTTAGCTAAAGATATAACTTTCCaagtaattaatatagatcaataaaaatttagTTCTTTCAGTTTCATTTATATacataaattaattaatataaaaaaatctGCCATATTTGGCGGGAATATTGTGCATGTATACATGCATACATGCAAGCTTGTGGTTATGTGGGATGGATTGCTTTTTTTAGActcttaataataatttgatgAATTGTTCTAGAAGTTTTTTGTGGAATTTCTGGATCATGTGAAACAATATGTACTGGCCAGTTCGTTGCATTATTTACAGTATTGGAAATGATTTCATCTTGAAGTTTTTGCAaaaaatctattttttCAGGGTTTACTCGGgtttttttcaaatctGCCTTAAGTAAAATTGGTATAAAGAGTAAGCTAATCgaatcttcattttttcttggAAGAAAGTAAAGTGGAAAAGAATGATTTACGGAATCATCTTCCATTTCGTTAATTAGAATTGGGGCAGGAAAAAGACCACCAGAGTGAAGCTCAAAAATATATGGCAAAAATAGATTGTGGCCGGACAAAATGATAGATTTTCCTTGTTTTATTGCCTTTTCAATATCAACTTGAATACCTTTAGTAATTTCTCTTGAATCAATCAAGTAGTTTGAAAAGctaaaattatcattttctttagtATTATTTGTCTTTCCATGGTAAATTCTCAATGTTTCCTTAACAGTATTTGTGGATACAACATTTggaatattcaaataatgcGACAAATCAATAATCACAGAGGATTTGTTTGAGCCTTGTATTCCAAATATAAGAGGAACAATTGCAAGCTTTGATGTAAACATTTCTTTCataactttaatttctttgcTAATATCTCTGttgattattaatagtGTATTCTTCGCAAGCATATCCAAAAATTCATCTTTATATTCATCAACGTTAATTTCTGAAAGAGTATCTAGGATTTTATCTATTTGATCATTATCATAGACCTGACATGTAAGAAGTAACCTTCTGATATTGAAAGTATTTAGAGTCAAcatattatttactttaatcccaaatttacttattcaaaatattttaagtTTATATTACGTTTTAAATTTGTCTTAAATATTACATAGAACACAATTTATCTTCAATTAAACATTGTTTGGAGGCCTTAGAAATGCTTTATGTTTGTGTGTGTATGAGTAAGTTACctatttatatttcaaaaaaaaatttcaacctattgtttaatatttcaattaaagcCTAATTACCAGAAAAACTATTCTGATCTTAATCTATTCCAACATTCTGAATAACTAATGCAACATTATTCCAGAATATATCTGATTTGCAAGCTAATCTCTCACTctttattgttattttatgccctatttatttaatttaatttttttttattttagtTTATTCTTGCTTGAATTTCaagatattattactcCATAGTCCTATACCGGTACCGCTTCAGTCGattttggcgccaacaGGTTTTCTaactaatatttttaagaatttcaaaagaaaaaaataaaaagaaaagaaaaaaattcaagcaAAGAAAGACAAAGGAGAGAGTTACTCTTGTTCTTAACTTTGTATGGAGCTTATAAACTCGAGAGGAGGCCTTGATGAGAAGGTGAATGGTGAGGGAAATTCTAGAGGAGAGTTATATTTAACGTTAGATGAATTGCGTTGGGTACAGTTACATGTAAGACCTGAATTTGGATTCATTCTATCTCCAACTGCTCCCAAAACGcagaaacaaaaaaagaGTAAAACTAAATCAGAAAATGACAGTGAGGATAAAGGCGTGAATAAATCTGCACTTTCTACTTCAAATAAAAGACAAAAAACTGGCTCATTATCTGGAAAAGGTACTTCTGGCTCATTTCTTGGTATTCCTGAAGATAGAGGTAACTGTGCAAGTAGTGAAGTCAGTTTTGAGGGAAAAACCACAAGGCAAAATAGTGGTAATAGAGCAACTATAAATCACGATGCTTCATCAAAAGATTATGCAGGTGTTAATAATATAGGTACAGGTTCTGCTACTACTTCCgttaatttgaaaaatattaagatgATTGATTTTAAAGCCTTTTCTCTGACACTTTTAGAAAAGTTGAGTAAGATTCCTGGATCTAGATGGTTTTTACAGCCTGTTGATCCAGAACTTGATGGAGTCCCTGATTACTTTGCTGTTATTGAAAACCCTATGGATTTCCAAACCATTCATGAAAAGCTAGTTCAAAACATGTACAAGAATCCTTTTGGTTGGCAACTTGATATGAGATTGGTCTTCTATAATGCTTTAAAGTATCACAAGGAGGGTAATACTGTTAGAGAAGATGCTCTTACTTTAGCAATCGagtttgaaaataaatgcAAAGAAATTAAGGAAGTTAACCCATATTATTATACTATTCTGCAAGATAAGCAAGAGCTTTTGCCTTTATCAGAGTTTGATCCTAATGATGCTTTGTTGGAAAAACTTAATACTTTGGATCCAGAAATCCTAGTTAGAATTTATTCCTTATTAGTTGACTCCAAAGAAGAGATACAGGATTCTGTAGATGACCCTAATCCCACATCAGAAATGATTCTTGATCAACTTAGATTCAAGCCTAAAATAATTCGTGATcaaattatattacttgttgattcaattattcaaattgaagataaatatcaaaaagTTTCTCAATATACAAAAGTTGATGATACTATTAATACAACTAATTTCCTTAACAATGATGTTGCAATGACTCCAAGCAGTGAAGGAAGCAGCCCCGAGGATGTTAGCTTTTCCAAAGATCCAGATATTGACGACGAGTTTGAAGGAAGTGAGGATTTTGTAAGGATGCAAGCTGAAAATTCCAGTCCACAACATGATATTCCAATCAATTCGGGTTCTAATAGCAACGACGATGAGCATGATGATATTTATAGTAACTCAATTCATGAAAAGGAGATCATGAACTCCTCTTTTACCTCTAACACCTTTCCAATACCTCCTCAAGAATCAGCTTGGGGTGAGTGGAAGGCAAAGGTTATTCACAACAGTACTTTAACCCAAAGAGAGAATGCTCCAAAGAAATCAAAGAGAGAAAGAGAGGCAGAACAAGCCGATGCTGAGATTTGAAAACTTCCTAATTAAATTGACCGTAACTAGATCTTATAATGCTATTAAAGTAAATTCCTTGTGGATTAATGTGTTTCATTTGTATAAGTAGTTAAGCCTCTTCTATTTCTAACTTAAccattatattaaataattaaattgtGAATATTATACTTAATAATTACACTATCTTCTAATTTTCACAAATATTGGTAATTAAACCAGAATACTAGGATTTAACGGCTTTAGGGAATTCCTCATCTTTGATGAAGCTTACATTTAATTTCCTTCCAGCAAAGAACCTCCCGTGGAAAACCATCTTAGCTTTAGAGGCCTCCTCTGGACGAGAGTATTTTACCCACACATTTCCGTCCATCTTCTCCTTATCCAGAAAACATTCAAGTAGTGTTCCGTATTTTCCACATTCTTCCTCAACATCAGCTTGAATTTCCTCCAATATCTGTTCGATAGTTTCATCTTCCTCCATAGATTCTTTAATACTTTGTTCAGTGAACATATTACTAAGTAACAGGCAACGGAGATGTATTTCAGAGTTATTGAATTCAATgttatttgaagaagattGTGAATACGCTTCTGTTAAGACTGGAAGATTTTGATTAGTGTTAGATAACTGATTAAGAGAAGGTATAGAGGAAGAGGGAGAAGGCAATGAGGTGTTTAATATAGTGGATGAAGAAGTATCATTAGAGGTTTCTTGGATGGGAGGAGGATTATCAATCTGAGATTGAGCCCTTGCTAATAGCTTTTTTGTCAGAAAGTTTCTTGAGTCTGCACCAAGGAGTACTGCCTCTTCTGATTCATCTAATTTATCAAGTTCAGATACTCTTTCCAAATTATGAGCTGAGGAATTCCCCTTAGAAGGTTCATTTTGAGAATTGGATACTGCAGAAGGAGACAAATAACTATTAAAGGTGGAGGAGGCCAAACAATTGGAAACTTTAATACTGGAATTGCATTCTTGAGATATTGTAACAGTAATCTTTTGTCCAGCaatttcaaagttatttaGAGCTTTGATGGCATCGTGGCCTTCAATAGCCTTTTCAAACAAAATATGAGCAAATCCAAGACATCTTTGAGTCTTTTTGtcaatttcaatatcaatTTTGTTAACTTTACCAAATGTTGAAAACAAGCTTTCGATTTCATCTCGTCTTATTCTTGCCAATAAACCAACCAATCCATCAACTCTAAGCAGAAGAGGTGTAGTTTCAGCCTTAATTTCTTCCAATTTAGCGAGCTTGGCAGCTCTGTTCTTTTCAGCTTGGGATGCCTGAACCGTGATAGGTGTATTCATAATCTTTTGGCCGCTAAGTTTGAGAGCCTTAAGCACTGACTCCACAGAATAAAACTCTACATAACAAACTCCTTTAGACCTTCCTGTGCGATGGTCCCGGATAATACGTATATCTCGTACATTTCCAGCATAAGTTGTAAAGAACTCATAAACTTCAAACTCACGTGCATCCAAGTTTAAATTCATGACTAAAACAGTCAAGTCATCCCTACTAGAATATTCTAAATCTTTTTTGACCTTGTCCAGCTTGGAATCCAgattcttttcaaaatttggatttggaTATCTCCTACTACTATTAGAGGAGATTCTATCTGGTGATATAGAATTTGATCTTGAATATTCTATTCCTTTGGATATTTGATTTCTATTCCTATATCTTTCAGGGGATCTAGAACTATCTTTCCTAAAGTATTGatcttttcttctaaatttATATGGGTATTCATTTCTATAAGGTTTATATGAGTTAGAATGTCCAGTTACATCGCTTTCTCTTCCATAGAAGTCTTTTTTCCTATAGTCGTAATTCCTTTTGCTTGATTCCCTGGAGTAGTCTCTTGGAAAATCTGATTTAAGCCTATTATTGTAATCGTCCATTAGAGAAATTCTTTCTTACCCCACAAAGAATACCTAAAATCTATTCAAGGAATTCATTCaggaaaattaatttctaacCGAGATTTTTCCTTTagatatttataaatcAACTTTACCTAGTTTTTCCTCGATCGGTTGGAATTCTGTCAAAAGTATACGTGAAAACCGGATGAATCAAATCCCAAGTTCTTCAATACAATCAAAATTCGTTCTTATCCGTGTAAATTATTACTCtgatattaattcattcaCTAATGTTATTTTGTCCAtaagtaaataattataacaAAAGCCCGCCTAGGCGGGCTCTTAAAGGCATGATTATGTAAGAGAGCTTACAAGCACAAAGAAAGAAGTCAAAGAACAACTCAAGAAATAGAACAAACTACTGAACAATTAGTATAGGGCCAGAATTTTTATGCTATACTGGACTTATCACTACCTGCATCATTCttactattattttctaatataagGGTAACTGGTCCATCATTGACAAGACTGACTTCCATTTCTTCTCCAAAGCAGCCAGTTTTGATTTTCTCTGGATCATGCGATTTTTTGAACTTTTCTACCATATTGTTAAAAATAACCAACGCATCTTTTCCGCTC
This Cryptosporidium parvum Iowa II chromosome 7, whole genome shotgun sequence DNA region includes the following protein-coding sequences:
- a CDS encoding deoxyuridinetriphosphatase, possible bacterial origin (transcripts identified by EST), which encodes MHLSLLPLCPIAEELYKNHKTFHDGDSGLDLFIIEDQVIKAGETAYIKLGFKAAAHSDDGKPVSYLLFARSSISKSPIRLCNSVGLIDAGYRGELLAPVDNIKDFDFQVKKGERYFQLVSFNGEKITFSIVDELDKTTRGEGGFGSTDKLDSVKGLPQKIAKIDTENAENLIENVQ
- a CDS encoding U1 small nuclear ribonucleoprotein A, rrm domain, whose translation is IMLKKLVSGSEEQPANKTLYCKNLNDKINKKDLKILLFELFIQFGLIDKITIRGGSPYRGQAFILFQDLNCAINAKNSINGMNVLGKPIHIEYAKENSILNPGLAEKKSSGYILGPKMPDNK
- a CDS encoding splicing factor with 3 RRM domains (CG11266-like); translated protein: MDDYNNRLKSDFPRDYSRESSKRNYDYRKKDFYGRESDVTGHSNSYKPYRNEYPYKFRRKDQYFRKDSSRSPERYRNRNQISKGIEYSRSNSISPDRISSNSSRRYPNPNFEKNLDSKLDKVKKDLEYSSRDDLTVLVMNLNLDAREFEVYEFFTTYAGNVRDIRIIRDHRTGRSKGVCYVEFYSVESVLKALKLSGQKIMNTPITVQASQAEKNRAAKLAKLEEIKAETTPLLLRVDGLVGLLARIRRDEIESLFSTFGKVNKIDIEIDKKTQRCLGFAHILFEKAIEGHDAIKALNNFEIAGQKITVTISQECNSSIKVSNCLASSTFNSYLSPSAVSNSQNEPSKGNSSAHNLERVSELDKLDESEEAVLLGADSRNFLTKKLLARAQSQIDNPPPIQETSNDTSSSTILNTSLPSPSSSIPSLNQLSNTNQNLPVLTEAYSQSSSNNIEFNNSEIHLRCLLLSNMFTEQSIKESMEEDETIEQILEEIQADVEEECGKYGTLLECFLDKEKMDGNVWVKYSRPEEASKAKMVFHGRFFAGRKLNVSFIKDEEFPKAVKS
- a CDS encoding 2-phosphoglycerate kinase involved in 2,3 diphosphoglycerate synthesis (P-loop kinase, distorted P-loop) encodes the protein MLTLNTFNIRRLLLTCQVYDNDQIDKILDTLSEINVDEYKDEFLDMLAKNTLLIINRDISKEIKVMKEMFTSKLAIVPLIFGIQGSNKSSVIIDLSHYLNIPNVVSTNTVKETLRIYHGKTNNTKENDNFSFSNYLIDSREITKGIQVDIEKAIKQGKSIILSGHNLFLPYIFELHSGGLFPAPILINEMEDDSVNHSFPLYFLPRKNEDSISLLFIPILLKADLKKTRVNPEKIDFLQKLQDEIISNTVNNATNWPVHIVSHDPEIPQKTSRTIHQIIIKSLKKAIHPT
- a CDS encoding eIF3 gamma/P40 with JAB/PAD domains; translation initiation factor IF-3 subunit 3, encoding MIGKDGLIGLSSNPMEGATQTTKHVGWGISRQTEDKDSKEEVQQLSGSSGISGGKGSGYFQSQSGGQQISQGSLSSGTGHHQHYSFSSGNTIGNSGGSSHYKHLSTKTTVSSVEADISAILRIIKHCTENYSQMNATGQLLGMEYGNKLEITTSFQLPTREDLLPSLMSNYSGGKLDKSEKLDLEERLVEEVDKYQAAMVELMHEIRSDCFVLGWYQLIRLDDFQDYGVVSTLLSYYNNIESKNAILLSIDPDLLIQGKKNAFKAFTLNSEYASKLKDDEDNFHIFKNASFEDILVEVPIYIKYPVLSEAFLLDWITSDVLQSTIDYSELSINTKTPLDINDKALLNLAESIDVLSLEQEKLYKGYRDYNKQQYLIKQMAERRRIENEQRKLKGETPLPIDTESIKKVDPPNPLPVILVSKYVESQCNEINFNSKESLTKVLIRNIKNDM
- a CDS encoding bromodomain protein, which codes for MELINSRGGLDEKVNGEGNSRGELYLTLDELRWVQLHVRPEFGFILSPTAPKTQKQKKSKTKSENDSEDKGVNKSALSTSNKRQKTGSLSGKGTSGSFLGIPEDRGNCASSEVSFEGKTTRQNSGNRATINHDASSKDYAGVNNIGTGSATTSVNLKNIKMIDFKAFSLTLLEKLSKIPGSRWFLQPVDPELDGVPDYFAVIENPMDFQTIHEKLVQNMYKNPFGWQLDMRLVFYNALKYHKEGNTVREDALTLAIEFENKCKEIKEVNPYYYTILQDKQELLPLSEFDPNDALLEKLNTLDPEILVRIYSLLVDSKEEIQDSVDDPNPTSEMILDQLRFKPKIIRDQIILLVDSIIQIEDKYQKVSQYTKVDDTINTTNFLNNDVAMTPSSEGSSPEDVSFSKDPDIDDEFEGSEDFVRMQAENSSPQHDIPINSGSNSNDDEHDDIYSNSIHEKEIMNSSFTSNTFPIPPQESAWGEWKAKVIHNSTLTQRENAPKKSKREREAEQADAEI